The proteins below come from a single Oncorhynchus tshawytscha isolate Ot180627B linkage group LG22, Otsh_v2.0, whole genome shotgun sequence genomic window:
- the LOC112221676 gene encoding neural cell adhesion molecule L1-like isoform X3, whose product MPCTQRQQVGSRGRRTPLPLLLLPLFSLLLSHTPQLSQAAIHIPPNYQINEFKKPPVITTQPESITVFGAEDILLTCEASGNPPPEFRWKKDGVEFIPANYPGLSMSLGSGTFMTTGAGSGPMSQYQGKYSCYADNELGTAVSKEVQLITENTPALQKEKKVKKKVEEGESVILKCNPPFSTVPPVIHWMDKRLRHIELNDRVTQGRDGNLYFSHVTADDNRNDYTCNAQYLSARTILSKEPISLTVTISNSVVRNRRPQMMRPSGAHSTYHTLRGQSLELECIVQGLPTPTVQWVRKDGQLSESRTLRDLSDRLLRFSNISESDGGEYQCSANNSQGTVTHIYTVSVEAAPYWTKEPVSQLYAPGETVRLDCQADGIPSPAVAWSMNGNPITGIDLDPRRTVRHGALILRDVVFTDTAVYQCQAHNKHGTILVNTYIFVIELPPQILSADGQTYTVTEGQKAGLHCQTFGSPRPKVTWEVDNGASLLADPRVNLLTNGSLQITNISHDDEGLYTCSISNTNMSINAELEVLNRTVILSPPGDLRVRPGKTVIFTCLAQVDSKLTPPHIQWRRSGQKLMQSYAEDKYTFEGPDLIVANVQTEDEGVYTCEVITNLDMAEASGSITLVDRPDPPTQLQVSDPKDRGVTLSWTAGDDHNSPVIEFRVEFKDHVSNEWGWEELKRVSGTEESVNLALQPYVSYRFRVISVNDIGKSDPSTPSDLHSTPPQAPDNNPEDVRSESTDPDTLVITWEEMDRRVFNGPEFQYKVFWRRVVGDGPTWHSNVTTEPQYIVTEVGNFSAFEIKVQAVNQKGEGPEPDPVIGYSGENVPLEAPMDVGVVLLNSTAIRVTWAAVDRDTVRGHLLGYKIHLTRFGSRGHHRGRRAREPESSMVVETGANEEKRVLGGLRPYSHYALTVTVFNSKGEGPPSDPPLSFSTDEGAPGPPMSLHLESPAETEMTLHWTPPAQPNGVLKGYLLQYQQIVESDDSPVQVETIDDHTLTKLTLKQLDPKSRYRFYLRGRTSAGDGEPITREGATTLDGAPPSNISLSVGEKSVNLSWVPGQRHRSVGFQVQYLNKNSGGKWKQSEKLNSSQSFYQLKGLTPGSQYRLRFTFNNNTFWETEIRTEGAGVVDVQTGFATQGWFIGLVSAIVLLLLVLLILCFIKRSKGGKYSVKDKEEGQVDSEARPMKDETFGEYSDNEEKRTASQPSLCDESKLCTSEDNLDGYNNGSSAVTEVNMEDSLVSQYSRPSEATPDPGTLQDSSPLNPTATTPTPTNNGLPNSAAILD is encoded by the exons ATGCCTTGCACGCAGCGACAGCAGGTTGGCAGTAGGGGGCGAcgcacccctctccccctcctccttctccctctcttctccctcctcctatcccaCACTCCTCAGCTCAGCCAAGCAGCTATACACATACCTCCCAACT ACCAAATAAATGAAT TCAAAAAGCCCCCAGTGATCACCACCCAGCCTGAGTCCATCACCGTGTTCGGTGCTGAAGACATCCTCCTGACCTGCGAAGCATCAGGAAACCCTCCTCCGGA gtttcGTTGGAAAAAGGATGGGGTGGAATTTATCCCAGCCAATTACCCGGGCCTGTCGATGTCTCTGGGTTCCGGAACCTTCATGACAACAGGGGCAGGGTCAGGACCCATGAGCCAATACCAGGGCAAATACAGCTGCTACGCTGATAACGAGCTGGGCACCGCTGTCTCTAAAGAGGTCCAGCTCATCACTGAGA ACACCCCGGCCCTCCAGAAAGAGAAGAAGGTGAAAAAgaaggtggaagaaggagagagtgtgATACTGAAATGTAACCCTCCTTTCAGCACTGTTCCGCCTGTCATCCACTGGATGGACAAGa gacTCCGTCACATTGAGCTGAATGATCGCGTGACCCAAGGCCGGGATGGGAACCTCTACTTCTCTCACGTTACAGCCGACGACAACCGCAACGACTACACCTGTAATGCCCAGTACCTTAGTGCTCGCACCATCCTCTCCAAGGAACCCATCAGCCTCACCGTAACCATCT cTAACTCAGTGGTGCGGAACCGAAGACCCCAGATGATGAGGCCCTCAGGGGCCCACAGCACTTACCACACCCTCCGGGGCCAGAGCCTGGAGCTGGAGTGCATCGTCCAGGGCCT cccTACCCCTACAGTCCAGTGGGTGAGGAAGGACGGTCAGCTGTCCGAGTCTCGTACACTCAGAGATCTGTCTGACCGCCTGCTGCGCTTCAGTAACATCTCAGAGAGCGACGGGGGAGAATACCAGTGTTCAGCCAACAACTCACAGGGCACGGTCACACACATCTACACCGTCAGCGTCGAAG CTGCTCCGTACTGGACCAAGGAGCCCGTGAGCCAGCTTTATGCcccaggagagacagtgagactggactGTCAGGCCGATGGCATTCCCTCGCCTGCTGTCGCCTGGAGCATGAATGGAAATCCCATCACAG GTATAGACCTGGACCCCAGGCGTACTGTGAGACATGGAGCTCTGATTCTGAGAGATGTGGTCTTCACTGATACAGCAGTCTACCAGTGTCAGGCCCACAACAAACACGGAACCATCCTAGTCAATACCTACATCTTTGTCATCG AGCTGCCGCCTCAGATCCTGAGTGCGGACGGACAGACATACACTGTCACAGAGGGACAGAAGGCTGGTCTACACTGTCAGACATTTGGGTCTCCCAGACCTAAAGTTACATG GGAGGTGGACAATGGCGCGTCTCTACTGGCTGACCCCAGGGTTAACCTGCTGACCAATGGAAGCCTCCAGATCACCAACATCTCCCATGACGACGAGGGCCTGTACACCTGCTCCATCAGCAACACCAACATGTCAATCAACGCTGAGCTGGAGGTGCTGA acaggacAGTGATTCTGTCTCCTCCCGGGGACCTGCGTGTTAGGCCTGGGAAGACGGTCATATTTACCTGCCTGgctcaggtggactccaaactgACCCCCCCACACATCCAATGGAGGAGGAGTGGACAGAAACTAATGCAGTCGTACGCTGAGGACAA GTACACGTTTGAGGGCCCCGACCTGATCGTGGCCAACGTGCAGACCGAGGACGAGGGGGTTTACACCTGTGAGGTCATCACTAACCTGGATATGGCTGAGGCCAGCGGATCCATTACGCTAGTCG ACCGTCCAGATCCTCCCACCCAGCTCCAGGTCTCTGACCCCAAAGACCGTGGAGTGACTCTCAGCTGGACCGCTGGAGATGACCACAACAGCCCTGTCATAG AGTTTCGGGTGGAGTTTAAGGATCATGTTTCTAACGAGTGGGGTTGGGAGGAGCTGAAACGTGTTAGTGGAACCGAAGAGAGTGTGAACCTTGCCCTGCAGCCCTATGTGTCCTACCGTTTCCGGGTCATCTCCGTCAACGACATCGGGAAGAGTGATCCCAGCACGCCTTCTGACCTTCACAGCACGCCACCTCAAG CTCCAGACAACAACCCTGAGGATGTGAGGAGTGAGTCTACAGACCCAGACACCCTGGTCATCACATGGGAG GAAATGGACAGGCGTGTGTTCAACGGACCGGAGTTCCAGTACAAGGTGTTCTGGAGGAGGGTAGTAGGTGACGGCCCCACCTGGCACTCTAATGTCACCACTGAGCCACAGTACATTGTTACTGAAGTGGGCAACTTCTCAGCCTTCGAGATCAAAGTACAGGCTGTCAATCAGAAAGGGGAGGGACCTGAGCCAGACCCTGTCATTGGCTACTCCGGAGAGAATG TCCCCCTGGAGGCTCCTATGGATGTGGGTGTTGTGCTGCTCAACAGTACAGCCATCAGGGTAACATGGGCAGCAGTGGACAGAGATACTGTCAGAGGACACCTACTGGGATACAAG ATCCACCTGACAAGGTTTGGCTCCAGGGGCCACCACCGGGGTCGGAGGGCCAGAGAGCCGGAGAGCAGCATGGTGGTGGAGACAGGGGCCAATGAGGAGAAGAGGGTCCTGGGGGGCCTTAGACCCTACTCCCACTATGCCCTCACAGTCACTGTGTTCAACAGCAAGGGAGAGGGGCCCCCCTCCGACCCCCCCCTGTCCTTCAGTACCGACgagggag CTCCTGGCCCCCCCATGTCTCTCCACCTGGAAAGCCCTGCAGAGACAGAGATGACCCTTCACTGGACCCCCCCTGCTCAGCCCAACGGGGTTCTCAAAGGATACCTGCTGCAGTATCAACAGA tcgTGGAGAGTGATGACAGCCCGGTGCAGGTGGAGACCATAGACGACCACACGCTGACCAAACTGACCCTGAAGCAGCTGGACCCCAAGAGCCGTTACCGCTTCTACCTGAGGGGCCGCACCTCGGCCGGGGACGGAGAGCCCATTACAAGGGAGGGCGCCACCACGCTGGACGGAG CTCCTCCGTCCAACATCAGCTTGTCTGTAGGTGAGAAGTCTGTTAACCTGAGCTGGGTGCCAGGCCAGAGACACAGGAGTGTGGGCTTCCAGGTCCAGTACCTCAACAAGAACA GCGGTGGAAAGTGGAAGCAGTCTGAGAAGCTAAACTCGTCCCAGTCATTCTACCAGCTGAAGGGTCTAACCCCAGGATCACAGTACCGGCTCAGATTTACCTTCAACAACAACACCTTCTGGGAGACTGAGATCAGGACAGAGGGAGCAG gagtgGTGGATGTGCAGACAGGCTTTGCTACTCAGGGCTGGTTCATTGGGCTCGTGAGCGCCATCGTGCTGTTGCTGCTGGTACTGCTCATCCTCTGCTTCATCAAGAGGAGCAAGGGGGGAAAGTATTCAG